A part of Euzebya rosea genomic DNA contains:
- a CDS encoding roadblock/LC7 domain-containing protein, whose amino-acid sequence MNAGTDLNWLLSGFSSRTPGVIESVVVSIDGLLIAASEGLDRATADRVAAVASSLASITRGASRVFDAGNLKQVMVAYDNGYIVLTSLRDGAVLAVLATAGSDIGLIGHEMRTLGQQVGTALSPQLIEDLRAQLPR is encoded by the coding sequence GTGAACGCCGGCACCGACCTCAACTGGCTCCTCAGCGGGTTCAGCAGCCGGACGCCCGGGGTGATCGAGTCGGTCGTCGTCAGCATCGACGGCCTGCTCATCGCCGCCTCCGAGGGCCTCGACCGCGCGACCGCCGACCGGGTGGCCGCCGTCGCGTCCTCGCTGGCCTCGATCACCCGTGGCGCGTCCCGGGTGTTCGATGCCGGCAACCTCAAGCAGGTCATGGTGGCCTACGACAACGGCTACATCGTCCTCACGTCGCTGCGTGACGGCGCGGTCCTGGCCGTCCTGGCAACCGCCGGCAGCGACATCGGGCTGATCGGCCACGAGATGCGCACGCTGGGCCAGCAGGTGGGCACCGCGCTCAGCCCCCAGCTGATCGAGGACCTCCGCGCACAGCTACCACGGTGA
- a CDS encoding DUF742 domain-containing protein, whose product MSEARRLRPYALVGGRTRAEANLSMESMVVASGVQPGEDVGPEQLELLEQCRTPQSLVDLSAGLDVPLGVIRVLLGDLLASGLISHAGAVEAPTAVPAHRDITLLGELLDGIEAL is encoded by the coding sequence GTGAGCGAAGCACGCCGACTTCGACCCTACGCCCTCGTGGGCGGCAGGACTCGTGCCGAGGCGAACCTGTCCATGGAGTCCATGGTCGTCGCCAGCGGCGTCCAACCCGGCGAGGACGTCGGCCCCGAGCAGCTGGAGCTGCTGGAGCAGTGCCGAACGCCGCAGTCCCTGGTCGACCTCAGCGCCGGCCTCGACGTGCCGCTCGGCGTCATCCGTGTCCTGCTCGGTGACCTGCTCGCGTCCGGACTGATCAGCCACGCCGGCGCCGTCGAGGCACCGACCGCTGTCCCCGCCCACCGCGACATCACCCTCCTCGGTGAACTGCTCGACGGAATCGAGGCCCTGTAG
- a CDS encoding ATP/GTP-binding protein: protein MHTPPPRPVRRGPTSVKIVIAGGFGVGKTTMVTAVTEITPFTTEVPMTEASLGVDDTSIVGERKTHTTVAMDFGRISLGNDLYLYLFGTPGQDRFSFMWDDLTQGAVGAIVLVDTRRLEECFPAINYFEQKGVPFVVAINCFDGQVLHSPEAVRDALQVGEDTPVMLTDARDKAQVKVAMASVVRHAMARARATLG, encoded by the coding sequence ATGCACACCCCGCCACCACGCCCGGTGCGTCGAGGCCCCACGTCGGTCAAGATCGTGATCGCCGGTGGCTTCGGCGTTGGCAAGACCACCATGGTCACCGCCGTCACCGAGATCACGCCGTTCACCACCGAGGTGCCCATGACCGAGGCCAGCCTCGGCGTCGACGACACCTCCATCGTCGGTGAACGCAAGACCCACACGACCGTGGCCATGGACTTCGGCCGCATCTCCCTGGGCAACGACCTGTACCTGTACCTGTTCGGCACCCCCGGCCAGGACCGCTTCAGCTTCATGTGGGACGACCTGACGCAGGGTGCCGTCGGCGCCATCGTGCTGGTCGACACCCGCCGCCTCGAGGAGTGCTTCCCGGCGATCAACTACTTCGAGCAGAAGGGCGTCCCGTTCGTCGTCGCGATCAACTGCTTCGACGGCCAGGTGCTGCACTCCCCCGAGGCCGTTCGTGACGCCCTCCAGGTCGGCGAGGACACCCCCGTCATGCTCACCGACGCCCGCGACAAGGCCCAGGTCAAGGTCGCGATGGCCTCCGTCGTCCGCCATGCCATGGCCCGCGCCAGGGCCACGCTGGGTTAG
- a CDS encoding succinate dehydrogenase/fumarate reductase iron-sulfur subunit has translation MKLTLKVWRQPSPDAAGAFETYQLNEVSEDSSFLEMLDQLNEQLVNDGKEPVHFDHDCREGICGSCGLMIDGQAHGPQRSTATCQLHMRQYSDGDTITVEPWRASGFPVIKDLAVNRSAFDRIIEAGGYITVPTGSASDANLTPVPKDVADDAFDAAACIGCGACVAACPNGAAQLFTSAKMSQLNMLPQGQPERTERTLNMVETMEAFFGSCTNIGECSVSCPKDISLDYIAQMNKDYLKAKFSG, from the coding sequence ATGAAGCTCACCCTGAAGGTCTGGCGCCAGCCGTCCCCCGATGCTGCCGGTGCGTTCGAGACCTACCAGCTCAACGAGGTCAGCGAGGACAGCTCGTTCCTGGAGATGCTGGACCAGCTCAACGAGCAGCTGGTCAACGACGGCAAGGAGCCGGTCCACTTCGACCACGACTGCCGCGAGGGCATCTGCGGGTCGTGCGGGCTGATGATCGACGGCCAGGCCCACGGGCCCCAGCGGTCGACGGCCACCTGCCAGCTGCACATGCGCCAGTACAGCGACGGGGACACCATCACCGTCGAGCCGTGGCGAGCCTCCGGCTTTCCGGTCATCAAGGACCTGGCGGTCAACCGCTCGGCCTTCGACCGGATCATCGAGGCGGGCGGCTACATCACCGTCCCGACCGGGTCGGCGTCCGACGCCAACCTGACCCCCGTCCCCAAGGACGTCGCTGACGACGCGTTCGACGCGGCCGCCTGCATCGGCTGCGGTGCCTGCGTGGCGGCCTGCCCCAACGGTGCGGCCCAGCTGTTCACGTCGGCCAAGATGAGCCAGCTCAACATGCTGCCCCAGGGCCAGCCCGAGCGGACCGAGCGCACCCTCAACATGGTCGAGACCATGGAGGCGTTCTTCGGTTCCTGCACCAACATCGGCGAGTGCTCGGTGTCGTGCCCCAAGGACATCTCCCTGGACTACATCGCGCAGATGAACAAGGACTACCTGAAGGCCAAGTTCAGCGGATAG
- a CDS encoding fumarate reductase/succinate dehydrogenase flavoprotein subunit, with translation MTVLDSRVPDGPLADKWTNHKFNMKLVNPANKRKYEIIVVGTGLAGGAAAATFGELGYNVKCFTFHDSPRRAHSIAAQGGINAAKNYHGDGDSVYRLFYDTIKGGDYRGREENTYRLAEVSNNIIDQAVAQGVPFAREYGGLLDNRSFGGAQVSRTFYARGQTGQQLLLGAYQALARQISLGTVEMHIRSEMLDVVVKDGQACGIVTRDLLTGEITSHSAHAVVLATGGYSNVYYLSTNAMASNVTAAWRAHRKGAFFANPCYTQIHPTCIPSSDEHQSKLTLMSESLRNDGRIWVPKDIDDTGKPAAQIPESDRDYYLERKYPSFGNLVPRDVASRNAKTMVDAELGVGPLKNGVYLDFSHAIERLGEDTISARYGNLFEMYERITGENPYQRPMRIFPAPHYTMGGLWVDYELQTTVPGLFAAGEANFSDHGANRLGASALMQGLSDGYFVLPYTIGNYLAPKLGEKVVPTDDPVFKQAEADVGDRIHKYLSVNGTRTVDYFHRELGKIMWDNCGMARNANGLEKALGEIKALREEFETDVRVLGSADTMNMSIEKVNRVADFFELGELMCQDALMREESCGGHFREEHQTEEGEARRDDENFQFVGAWEFTGDTGNATLHKEELVFENVTPTTRSYK, from the coding sequence ATGACCGTGCTCGACTCCAGGGTCCCCGACGGCCCGCTTGCGGACAAGTGGACCAACCACAAGTTCAACATGAAGCTCGTCAACCCCGCCAACAAGCGGAAGTACGAGATCATCGTGGTCGGCACCGGCCTCGCTGGTGGCGCCGCTGCGGCCACCTTCGGTGAGCTCGGCTACAACGTGAAGTGCTTCACGTTCCACGATTCGCCCCGGCGCGCGCACTCCATCGCCGCCCAGGGCGGGATCAACGCCGCGAAGAACTACCACGGTGACGGCGACTCGGTCTACCGGCTGTTCTACGACACCATCAAGGGTGGCGACTACCGCGGGCGCGAGGAGAACACCTACCGCCTCGCCGAGGTGTCCAACAACATCATCGACCAGGCGGTCGCCCAGGGCGTGCCGTTCGCCCGTGAGTACGGCGGCCTGCTGGACAACCGCTCCTTCGGTGGTGCCCAGGTCAGCCGGACGTTCTACGCCCGTGGCCAGACGGGCCAGCAGCTGCTCCTCGGCGCCTACCAGGCGTTGGCCCGCCAGATCAGCCTCGGCACGGTCGAGATGCACATCCGGTCGGAGATGCTCGACGTCGTCGTCAAGGACGGCCAGGCCTGCGGCATCGTCACCCGTGACCTGCTGACGGGTGAGATCACCTCCCACTCCGCCCACGCCGTGGTGCTGGCGACCGGTGGGTACTCCAACGTCTACTACCTGTCGACCAACGCGATGGCCTCCAACGTCACCGCTGCGTGGCGCGCCCACCGCAAGGGCGCGTTCTTCGCCAACCCCTGCTACACCCAGATCCACCCGACCTGCATTCCCTCCTCCGACGAGCACCAGTCGAAGCTGACGCTGATGTCGGAGTCGCTGCGCAACGACGGCCGCATCTGGGTCCCCAAGGACATCGACGACACCGGCAAGCCGGCCGCCCAGATCCCCGAGTCCGACCGGGACTACTACCTGGAGCGCAAGTACCCCTCCTTCGGCAACCTGGTCCCGCGCGACGTCGCGTCCCGCAACGCCAAGACGATGGTCGACGCCGAGCTCGGGGTCGGTCCGCTGAAGAACGGCGTGTACCTGGACTTCTCCCACGCCATCGAGCGCCTGGGCGAGGACACCATCAGCGCGCGGTACGGCAACCTCTTCGAGATGTACGAGCGCATCACGGGGGAGAACCCCTACCAGCGCCCGATGCGCATCTTCCCGGCCCCCCACTACACCATGGGTGGGCTGTGGGTGGACTACGAGCTGCAGACGACCGTGCCCGGCCTGTTCGCCGCCGGCGAGGCCAACTTCTCCGACCACGGCGCCAACCGCCTGGGTGCCTCGGCGCTCATGCAGGGGCTGTCGGACGGCTACTTCGTGCTGCCCTACACCATCGGCAACTACCTGGCTCCGAAGCTGGGCGAGAAGGTCGTGCCCACCGACGACCCGGTCTTCAAGCAGGCCGAAGCCGACGTGGGCGACCGGATCCACAAGTACCTGTCGGTCAACGGGACGCGGACGGTGGACTACTTCCACCGCGAGCTCGGCAAGATCATGTGGGACAACTGCGGCATGGCGCGCAACGCCAACGGCCTGGAGAAGGCGCTCGGCGAGATCAAGGCGCTCCGGGAGGAGTTCGAGACCGACGTGCGGGTCCTCGGCAGCGCCGACACCATGAACATGTCGATCGAGAAGGTCAACCGCGTCGCCGACTTCTTCGAGCTCGGTGAGCTGATGTGCCAGGACGCGCTGATGCGTGAGGAGTCCTGCGGCGGTCACTTCCGCGAAGAGCATCAGACCGAGGAGGGCGAGGCCAGGCGCGACGACGAGAACTTCCAGTTCGTCGGCGCGTGGGAGTTCACCGGCGACACCGGGAACGCCACCCTCCACAAGGAGGAGCTCGTCTTCGAGAACGTCACCCCGACCACCCGCTCGTACAAGTAG
- a CDS encoding succinate dehydrogenase cytochrome b subunit, producing the protein MSTTTPRSNDGAIKPLEKAPVPHRERPKMWVRDFYGTAMGKKYVMALTGIIGLGFIVIHAVGNLHVFEGAAKFTEYGEGLRDIGEPLVPRTFLLWIGRLGLLGALVGHVHAAYSLTLMNRKKRPVAYQAPREYIAADYASRTMVYTGTIVLAFILFHLADLTWGLANPDYVRGAITNNLVASLSRIPVALFYMVAVLALGMHIFHGTWSLFQTMGWSSKRFNPWRRYLAVGLAVVVTSINLTYPLGTMFGVIDCGEECQAIAEEFSAE; encoded by the coding sequence ATGAGCACGACGACTCCGCGCAGCAATGACGGCGCGATCAAGCCCCTCGAGAAGGCGCCGGTTCCGCACCGTGAACGCCCGAAGATGTGGGTCCGTGACTTCTACGGCACGGCCATGGGCAAGAAGTACGTCATGGCCCTCACCGGGATCATCGGCCTGGGGTTCATCGTCATCCACGCGGTCGGCAACCTGCACGTCTTCGAGGGGGCGGCCAAGTTCACCGAGTACGGCGAGGGTCTCCGTGACATCGGCGAGCCGCTCGTGCCACGCACCTTCCTGCTGTGGATCGGACGACTCGGCCTGCTCGGCGCGCTCGTGGGCCACGTGCACGCGGCGTACTCGCTGACCCTGATGAACCGCAAGAAGCGTCCCGTCGCCTACCAGGCGCCGCGCGAGTACATCGCTGCCGACTACGCCTCGCGCACGATGGTCTACACGGGCACGATCGTGCTGGCCTTCATCCTGTTCCACCTGGCCGACCTCACCTGGGGCCTGGCCAACCCGGACTACGTCCGCGGCGCGATCACCAACAACCTGGTCGCCAGCCTGTCCCGCATCCCCGTGGCGCTGTTCTACATGGTGGCCGTCCTGGCCCTCGGCATGCACATCTTCCACGGCACCTGGTCGCTGTTCCAGACGATGGGATGGTCCAGCAAGCGCTTCAACCCGTGGCGTCGCTACCTGGCGGTCGGCCTGGCCGTCGTGGTCACCAGCATCAACCTGACCTACCCGCTCGGGACGATGTTCGGCGTGATCGACTGCGGCGAGGAGTGCCAGGCCATCGCCGAGGAGTTCTCCGCCGAGTGA
- a CDS encoding YceI family protein has product MSTTTSSLDRTVDGQPFPAAGTYTIDGSHSSIEAVARHLMVTKVRGQFSDFEGTITVGETPEDSAVQVTIKAASIVTKDPKRDEHLRSPDFLDVEQFPELTFRSTKVDKGWTVTGDLTIRGVTREVQLDTDYMGTFQNPWGQTVAAFSAKTTLNREDFGMTWNAPLEAGGVLVSKDLKVELEIQAPLEG; this is encoded by the coding sequence ATGTCCACCACCACCTCCAGCCTCGACCGCACCGTCGACGGGCAGCCCTTCCCCGCCGCCGGCACCTACACCATCGACGGATCGCACAGCTCCATCGAAGCCGTCGCCCGCCACCTGATGGTCACGAAGGTCCGCGGCCAGTTCAGCGACTTCGAGGGCACCATCACCGTCGGCGAGACGCCCGAGGACTCCGCGGTCCAGGTGACCATCAAGGCCGCCTCGATCGTGACCAAGGACCCCAAGCGCGACGAGCACCTGCGCAGCCCCGACTTCCTCGACGTGGAGCAGTTCCCCGAGCTGACGTTCCGCAGCACGAAGGTCGACAAGGGGTGGACGGTGACCGGCGACCTGACCATCCGTGGCGTGACCCGCGAGGTGCAGCTCGACACCGACTACATGGGCACCTTCCAGAACCCCTGGGGCCAGACCGTCGCCGCGTTCTCGGCGAAGACGACGCTGAACCGCGAGGACTTCGGCATGACGTGGAACGCCCCGCTCGAGGCCGGCGGCGTGCTGGTCTCCAAGGACCTCAAGGTCGAGCTGGAGATCCAGGCCCCGCTGGAGGGTTGA
- the orn gene encoding oligoribonuclease: protein MSEPLSWPLVWVDLEMTGLDPDREVIVEIAAIVTDGQLQEVHEGPDLVIHTDDDTLARMHPRVKEMHKRSGLTAEIRASELTVAEAEQEVLRFVKHYVPASGSAPLAGNSVHADRAFLKKYMPSLEGHLHYRNVDVSTLKELARRWHPDIVEAAPAKDGGHRALADIRESINELAYYRAKMFVSEAG, encoded by the coding sequence GTGAGTGAACCGTTGAGCTGGCCCCTCGTGTGGGTCGACCTGGAGATGACCGGCCTGGACCCCGACCGCGAGGTCATCGTCGAGATCGCTGCCATCGTGACCGACGGGCAGCTGCAGGAGGTCCACGAGGGCCCCGACCTCGTCATCCATACCGACGACGACACGTTGGCCCGCATGCATCCACGGGTGAAGGAGATGCACAAGCGGTCCGGCCTCACCGCCGAGATCCGGGCCAGCGAGCTGACGGTCGCGGAGGCCGAGCAGGAGGTCCTGCGCTTCGTCAAGCACTACGTGCCCGCCTCGGGCAGCGCCCCGCTGGCGGGCAACTCCGTGCACGCCGACCGCGCCTTCCTCAAGAAGTACATGCCCTCCCTCGAAGGGCACCTGCACTATCGCAACGTCGACGTGTCCACCCTCAAGGAGCTCGCTCGCCGCTGGCACCCCGACATCGTGGAAGCGGCCCCCGCCAAGGACGGGGGCCACCGGGCGCTGGCCGACATCAGGGAGTCGATCAACGAGCTCGCGTACTACCGCGCGAAGATGTTCGTCTCGGAAGCCGGCTGA
- a CDS encoding ABC-F family ATP-binding cassette domain-containing protein has translation MATNIVSLEAVTKAYAEKRPLDGINVGIDDGDRCGVIGINGSGKSTLLKIIAKVEPADSGRVVHRGGLRVRYLDQQPVLTPDLTPVEAAGGTREAEAYLDRLGLGGITQPVGTLSGGQRRRVALAEVLADDPDLLVLDEPTNHLDPDVIEWLEGLLTARSGSLLFVTHDRYLLGRLATRIIEVAEGQVFTHHGSYADYLEARAARQEQEQAEARKRSNLARVELEWLRRGPKARTSKAKHRVDKATDLVAAAAVKVEERELSIDLPSRRLGSKVTNAHNAGKSFEGRTVLRDVDLKVPPDARWGFVGPNGSGKSTLLAMLAGRLEPDEGSVRIGDTVHIGWYGQDPTPMPPRTRVIDAVKEVAEEASTVDGLVVSAGDLLERFLFSKPAQRAYVEELSGGERRRLELLRVLADAPNLLILDEPTNDLDLDTLTVLEQYLDSWPGAMLVASHDRYFLDRVCDDLYAIRPDGTLRHQPGGWTAYREAQKAEAAAVKAQRAAHDAAQRDARSSDAETGSRPAKLTYNDKREFGQLGVEIPRLERRRDELHQLLADAADDYARAQTLSEELNAVMTRLDEAEMRWLELAEMAEG, from the coding sequence ATGGCAACCAACATCGTCAGCCTCGAGGCGGTCACCAAGGCCTACGCCGAGAAGCGCCCGCTGGACGGCATCAACGTCGGCATCGACGACGGGGACCGCTGCGGCGTCATCGGGATCAACGGGTCGGGCAAGTCCACGTTGCTGAAGATCATCGCCAAGGTGGAACCGGCCGACTCCGGGCGCGTGGTGCACCGCGGCGGGCTTCGGGTCCGCTACCTCGACCAGCAGCCCGTCCTGACGCCCGACCTCACCCCGGTCGAGGCCGCGGGCGGCACCAGGGAGGCCGAGGCCTACCTGGACCGCCTCGGACTCGGCGGCATCACCCAGCCCGTCGGCACGCTGAGCGGTGGACAGCGCCGCCGCGTCGCCCTGGCCGAGGTGCTGGCCGACGACCCCGACCTGCTCGTCCTCGACGAGCCCACCAACCACCTCGACCCCGACGTGATCGAGTGGCTCGAGGGGTTGCTGACCGCCCGGTCCGGCAGCCTGCTGTTCGTCACCCACGACCGCTACCTCCTGGGCCGGCTGGCCACCCGGATCATCGAGGTGGCCGAGGGGCAGGTCTTCACCCACCACGGGTCCTACGCGGACTACCTCGAGGCCCGTGCGGCCCGGCAGGAGCAGGAGCAGGCCGAGGCGCGGAAACGGTCCAACTTGGCCCGGGTCGAGCTCGAGTGGCTGCGACGTGGCCCCAAGGCCCGGACCTCCAAGGCCAAGCACCGCGTGGACAAGGCCACCGACCTCGTCGCCGCCGCCGCGGTCAAGGTCGAGGAGCGTGAGCTGTCCATCGACCTGCCGTCCCGGCGGCTCGGCTCGAAGGTCACCAACGCCCACAACGCCGGCAAGTCCTTCGAGGGCCGCACCGTCCTGCGCGACGTCGACCTGAAGGTCCCACCGGACGCCCGCTGGGGGTTCGTCGGGCCCAACGGCTCGGGCAAGTCCACGCTGCTGGCCATGCTGGCCGGCCGGCTGGAGCCCGACGAGGGTTCGGTGCGCATCGGGGACACGGTGCACATCGGCTGGTACGGCCAGGACCCCACGCCGATGCCGCCCCGCACCCGCGTGATCGACGCGGTCAAGGAGGTCGCCGAGGAGGCGTCCACGGTGGACGGCCTGGTCGTCAGCGCCGGTGACCTGCTGGAGCGATTCCTGTTCTCCAAGCCCGCCCAGCGAGCCTACGTCGAGGAGCTGTCGGGCGGGGAACGCCGTCGCCTGGAGCTCCTGCGAGTCCTGGCCGATGCGCCGAACCTGCTGATCCTGGACGAGCCGACCAACGACCTGGACCTCGACACCCTCACGGTGCTGGAGCAGTACCTCGACAGCTGGCCCGGCGCGATGTTGGTCGCCAGCCACGACCGGTACTTCCTGGATCGGGTGTGCGACGACCTCTACGCCATCAGACCCGACGGGACCCTGCGACACCAGCCCGGCGGATGGACGGCCTACCGCGAGGCACAGAAGGCCGAGGCCGCGGCGGTCAAGGCCCAGCGAGCGGCCCACGACGCCGCCCAGCGCGACGCCCGCTCGAGCGATGCGGAGACCGGCAGCCGGCCGGCCAAGCTGACCTACAACGACAAGCGCGAGTTCGGCCAGCTGGGCGTGGAGATCCCCCGGCTGGAGAGGCGCCGCGACGAGCTGCACCAGCTGCTCGCCGACGCCGCCGATGACTACGCGCGTGCCCAGACGCTGTCGGAGGAGCTGAACGCCGTCATGACCCGCCTCGACGAGGCCGAGATGCGGTGGCTGGAGCTCGCGGAGATGGCTGAGGGATGA
- the trpS gene encoding tryptophan--tRNA ligase: protein MPRVFSGIQPTGDVHLGNWIGAISRWAADQEDGHVFCIVDLHAITIPKDPEVLRTKSRDLAAWILAAGLDPEVATLFVQSHVREHSELAWVLSCSTQMGELNRMVQFKEKSAGKESVSAGLFTYPVLQAADILLYQADQVPVGEDQRQHIELTRDVAQRFNGRFGETFTLPKATMPKAGARVMDLQQPTNKMSKSAESDAGTIMLDETEKATAKKIMRAVTDSGSEVRAGEDKPGVTNLLDLLSAVTGRDIPDLEAEFEGKMYGDFKKAVAEGVNEFLRPARERHAELSRDPAEIDRLLAIGADRARAIAETTMATVRDRVGFLPRA from the coding sequence GTGCCCCGCGTGTTCTCGGGAATCCAGCCCACCGGCGATGTCCATCTCGGCAACTGGATCGGGGCAATCAGCCGTTGGGCGGCCGACCAGGAGGACGGACACGTCTTCTGCATCGTCGACCTCCACGCCATCACCATCCCCAAGGACCCCGAGGTCCTGCGGACCAAGAGCCGCGACCTGGCCGCCTGGATCCTCGCGGCGGGCCTGGATCCCGAGGTGGCGACGCTCTTCGTGCAGTCCCACGTCCGCGAGCACAGCGAGCTGGCCTGGGTCCTGTCGTGCAGCACCCAGATGGGCGAGCTCAACCGGATGGTGCAGTTCAAGGAGAAGTCGGCCGGCAAGGAGTCGGTCAGCGCGGGGCTGTTCACCTACCCCGTCCTGCAGGCCGCCGACATCCTGCTGTACCAGGCCGACCAGGTGCCGGTGGGCGAGGACCAGCGCCAGCACATCGAGCTGACCCGCGACGTCGCGCAGCGCTTCAACGGGCGCTTCGGGGAGACCTTCACCCTGCCGAAGGCGACCATGCCGAAGGCGGGCGCGCGAGTGATGGACCTCCAGCAGCCCACGAACAAGATGTCGAAGTCCGCGGAGTCCGACGCCGGCACGATCATGCTGGACGAGACCGAGAAGGCGACCGCCAAGAAGATCATGCGTGCCGTCACCGACTCGGGGTCGGAGGTACGTGCGGGCGAGGACAAGCCCGGGGTGACCAACCTCCTCGACCTGCTGTCGGCGGTGACGGGGCGCGACATCCCCGACCTCGAGGCCGAGTTCGAGGGCAAGATGTACGGCGACTTCAAGAAGGCCGTTGCCGAGGGTGTCAACGAGTTCCTCCGGCCCGCCCGTGAACGCCACGCCGAGCTGTCCAGGGACCCCGCCGAGATCGACCGGCTGCTGGCCATCGGGGCCGACCGCGCCCGCGCGATCGCCGAGACCACCATGGCCACCGTCCGGGACCGGGTCGGCTTCCTGCCTCGCGCCTGA
- a CDS encoding ABC transporter permease, with product MEGDVGPWGVVASLVLVAVAAAASWRFRLGLVRPLLESAVLACVQLLVVGAALLLVIRPEQPLWWSWLWVAAMIAYAAWTVRQRVPTAPAVLSAALVSFGVTALVALVVLFGLQVFPVEGRTVVPLAGMAVGNSMTAAVVAARTLVDRFSDQRGQVEASLALGMTPPQAVLPLVRTVLRDALSPQVERTRTVGLVFLPGAMVGLILAGVDPLDAVLVQVVVMYLVLGAVAASATTITLVLSRRLFTPDWRPRVLS from the coding sequence GTGGAAGGAGACGTCGGCCCCTGGGGTGTCGTGGCCTCGCTGGTCCTCGTGGCCGTGGCGGCCGCGGCGTCGTGGCGCTTCCGGCTGGGCCTGGTCCGGCCCCTGCTGGAGTCCGCCGTCCTGGCCTGCGTGCAGCTGCTCGTCGTCGGTGCCGCGCTGCTCCTCGTCATCCGGCCCGAGCAGCCCCTGTGGTGGTCGTGGCTGTGGGTGGCCGCGATGATCGCCTACGCCGCGTGGACCGTGCGCCAGCGGGTGCCGACCGCGCCCGCCGTGCTGTCGGCGGCGTTGGTGTCCTTCGGCGTGACCGCGCTGGTGGCCCTCGTGGTGCTGTTCGGCCTGCAGGTGTTCCCGGTCGAGGGGCGCACCGTGGTGCCCCTCGCCGGCATGGCGGTCGGCAACTCGATGACCGCCGCGGTCGTCGCCGCCCGCACCCTGGTGGACCGCTTCAGCGACCAGCGCGGCCAGGTCGAGGCGTCGCTGGCGCTGGGGATGACACCCCCGCAGGCGGTGCTGCCGCTGGTCCGCACCGTCCTCCGTGACGCCCTGTCGCCCCAGGTCGAACGCACCCGCACCGTCGGGCTGGTGTTCCTGCCGGGCGCGATGGTCGGCCTGATCCTGGCCGGGGTGGACCCGCTGGACGCCGTCCTCGTCCAGGTCGTCGTGATGTACCTCGTCCTCGGTGCCGTCGCGGCCAGCGCCACCACGATCACGCTCGTGCTCTCGCGTCGGCTCTTCACCCCTGACTGGCGACCCCGTGTGCTTTCCTGA